Proteins from a single region of Lysinibacillus sp. JNUCC-52:
- a CDS encoding DUF1835 domain-containing protein, whose translation MLEDSIRLKEAIKKLSEAEAKSMLFFSLLNGKSSEDIQQVILQVSEEKNNTNAQTVHILFGESPGGSLKAAFRNTDYQKTEDIIVLPHNLSIGPINDLHKTSGIEARFAWFKNRYTTEDDGITHYRQLMLAAVEKINNILPHQNIVIWTCQNAHEQTGLRLVLAMLDGKLNTVRVIDTFTAFHKKKINPHLAQDNYPRSTGELNGETLVNFYEQGIEPLNNVQRQQLVDEGKRLLLDDVHIIRTWACDKLLTSSNEKRDDDYIVECAKRMYQEDGKVEYKKAARLIGEVIGHMQEYTGDEWIEYRLRCLIKEGVFSYKGDIKAMRFYEVKLLDDFLTN comes from the coding sequence ATGCTCGAGGATTCTATTCGATTGAAAGAGGCAATTAAAAAACTTAGCGAAGCCGAAGCGAAGTCAATGCTTTTCTTTTCCTTATTAAATGGCAAATCAAGTGAGGATATTCAACAAGTTATATTACAAGTATCAGAGGAAAAAAATAATACGAATGCACAAACGGTACATATCCTATTTGGCGAATCACCAGGAGGAAGTTTAAAAGCTGCATTTAGAAATACAGACTATCAAAAGACAGAAGATATCATTGTGTTGCCACATAATCTATCTATTGGTCCTATTAATGACTTACATAAAACATCAGGTATTGAAGCCAGATTTGCGTGGTTTAAGAATCGATACACAACTGAAGATGATGGAATTACGCATTATAGACAGCTTATGTTAGCTGCAGTTGAAAAAATAAACAATATTTTACCGCATCAGAACATTGTTATTTGGACTTGTCAAAATGCACATGAGCAAACAGGGTTACGTCTTGTGCTAGCTATGCTAGATGGTAAGTTAAATACAGTGCGTGTAATTGACACATTCACTGCTTTTCATAAAAAGAAAATAAACCCGCACTTAGCGCAAGATAACTATCCAAGATCAACGGGTGAATTAAATGGGGAAACGCTTGTTAATTTTTATGAGCAGGGGATAGAGCCATTAAATAACGTACAAAGGCAACAATTGGTTGATGAAGGGAAACGTTTATTATTAGACGATGTCCATATTATTCGAACATGGGCTTGTGATAAGCTATTAACCAGCAGTAACGAAAAACGAGATGATGATTATATTGTTGAATGTGCAAAGCGTATGTATCAAGAAGATGGCAAGGTGGAATATAAGAAGGCAGCACGATTAATTGGTGAAGTGATTGGACATATGCAGGAATATACAGGAGACGAATGGATAGAATATCGGTTACGTTGTTTAATTAAGGAAGGTGTTTTTTCATATAAAGGTGATATAAAAGCCATGCGTTTTTATGAAGTAAAATTACTAGACGATTTCTTGACAAATTGA
- a CDS encoding methyl-accepting chemotaxis protein — protein MSILSKFKSSLLYKYIASLTIPIVIISIIFSFMLFLVSNKIIDNFVIKEFESSLEVISSNIFEDIDKNKVKAADNGIKTQYEKIMKQLNGTTKKFDIENAYILSRANGKEHIVALSNTDSYQEDYVFDPKMHAALDTGRTQISEIYEDEYGIHKSIFIPFNNTDILFGLDMDASFISELQTQIIWVSIIMTIIFALFGVIVAYFISKGIIKPIKNMTSYVDKVAKGDLAVDPLPIKGTNEIAQLSDGIQNMTADLRTLIQQIAENAEQVAAMSEELTASSEQTSASIQQITSSMQEVAAGSERQTSSIEEVEGHITMISTKMTDVVDSVNDVTTKAFSASTIAEKGNTTIQSATEKMAITSEAIHHTADVVKRLSTYTNEIGDIVSLINEITDQTNLLALNASIEAARAGEHGKGFAVVAEEVRKLADQSLTATNSIRTRIETIKEESAQAVKSMAISSNNLAESSTTFNASGEAFGDIYAHITELTQEMNQVNSIITNMNEGVSNIANSVEQVGIVAVQASGNIQNVAAASEEQSASIEEITASSNNLAEMAQQLRNIIQKFNL, from the coding sequence TTGAGTATATTAAGTAAATTTAAAAGTTCTTTACTCTATAAATATATTGCAAGTTTAACAATTCCAATCGTAATTATTTCAATAATATTTAGTTTCATGTTATTTCTCGTTTCTAATAAAATCATTGATAATTTTGTTATAAAGGAATTTGAATCATCATTAGAGGTGATTTCTAGCAATATTTTCGAGGATATCGATAAAAATAAAGTAAAAGCAGCAGATAACGGTATTAAAACTCAATATGAAAAAATAATGAAACAATTAAATGGTACAACAAAAAAGTTTGATATTGAAAATGCCTATATACTATCCCGCGCTAATGGTAAGGAGCATATCGTTGCATTAAGTAATACGGATAGTTATCAGGAAGACTACGTTTTTGATCCAAAAATGCATGCGGCTTTAGATACTGGGCGGACGCAAATAAGTGAGATCTATGAAGACGAATACGGTATTCATAAATCGATTTTTATTCCATTCAACAATACAGATATTCTTTTTGGGTTAGATATGGATGCTTCATTTATATCTGAACTTCAAACACAAATTATTTGGGTTAGCATCATCATGACAATTATTTTTGCACTATTTGGTGTCATTGTTGCTTATTTCATCAGTAAAGGCATAATTAAACCAATTAAAAACATGACAAGTTATGTGGATAAGGTTGCAAAGGGTGATTTAGCTGTTGACCCATTACCAATCAAAGGTACAAATGAAATCGCTCAGCTTTCAGATGGCATTCAAAACATGACGGCTGATTTACGGACGCTCATTCAGCAAATTGCAGAAAATGCTGAACAAGTGGCTGCCATGTCAGAAGAATTAACTGCCAGCTCCGAACAAACGAGCGCATCTATTCAACAAATTACATCTTCTATGCAGGAAGTAGCTGCAGGCTCAGAAAGACAAACATCATCTATTGAAGAGGTAGAAGGTCATATTACAATGATTTCGACGAAGATGACAGATGTTGTAGATAGTGTCAATGATGTCACAACAAAGGCGTTTAGCGCATCCACTATTGCCGAAAAGGGCAATACTACAATCCAAAGTGCTACAGAAAAAATGGCAATCACATCTGAGGCCATTCACCATACTGCGGATGTTGTAAAACGTTTAAGCACTTATACAAATGAGATTGGTGATATCGTTTCACTTATAAATGAAATTACAGACCAAACCAATTTACTTGCTTTAAATGCCTCTATTGAAGCAGCGCGTGCGGGCGAACATGGTAAAGGCTTCGCAGTTGTAGCTGAAGAGGTACGTAAATTAGCTGATCAATCACTTACAGCAACGAATAGTATTCGAACACGTATTGAAACGATCAAAGAAGAATCTGCTCAAGCAGTGAAATCAATGGCGATTAGCAGTAATAACCTTGCTGAAAGTTCTACTACTTTTAACGCATCTGGAGAAGCCTTTGGCGATATCTATGCACATATAACAGAACTTACACAAGAAATGAACCAGGTTAACAGCATCATTACGAACATGAATGAAGGAGTTAGCAATATTGCTAATTCAGTTGAGCAAGTTGGAATTGTAGCTGTTCAAGCATCTGGAAACATTCAAAATGTCGCAGCTGCTTCCGAAGAACAGTCTGCTAGCATCGAAGAGATTACCGCTTCTTCAAATAATTTAGCGGAAATGGCTCAACAACTACGAAATATTATCCAGAAATTTAATCTATGA
- a CDS encoding formate/nitrite transporter family protein: MMKETIAIVCSTASMKVTMMKKRPINYLLQAIAGGLFIGFGILLIVTIGGLYDPVGVPSMKVVQGLAFGVALSMVMMAGANLFTGDNFVLSVSTLEKKSTPFAMVGIWLFSYIGNFIGSLVGAVLFFYAGLAVGDTATYIEKVATSKMNAGFVALLCRGILCNLLVCLAVWSTYKLKSEIAKLAMIFCCIFPFITSGFEHSIANMTLFCLALFVPHDDLVSIGGAVANLVPVTLGNIIGGAIIGFVYWLNARR, encoded by the coding sequence ATGATGAAAGAAACCATTGCCATTGTTTGTTCGACAGCTAGCATGAAAGTTACGATGATGAAGAAAAGGCCTATTAACTATTTATTGCAAGCGATAGCTGGAGGACTCTTTATTGGCTTTGGTATTTTGTTGATTGTTACTATTGGAGGCTTATATGATCCTGTTGGTGTACCAAGTATGAAAGTTGTTCAAGGATTAGCATTTGGTGTGGCACTTAGCATGGTCATGATGGCTGGTGCAAATTTATTTACTGGGGATAACTTCGTATTATCTGTAAGTACTTTAGAGAAAAAATCCACCCCTTTTGCAATGGTCGGTATTTGGTTATTTAGCTATATAGGTAATTTTATTGGCTCTTTAGTTGGGGCAGTGCTGTTCTTCTATGCAGGGCTTGCAGTAGGTGATACCGCGACGTATATCGAGAAAGTGGCAACGTCCAAAATGAATGCAGGCTTTGTCGCTTTGCTATGTCGTGGTATTTTATGTAATCTTCTTGTTTGCTTAGCTGTCTGGAGTACCTATAAATTAAAATCAGAAATAGCAAAATTAGCGATGATTTTCTGTTGTATTTTCCCCTTTATTACATCAGGTTTTGAGCATAGCATTGCCAATATGACACTTTTTTGCCTAGCGCTCTTTGTTCCACATGATGATCTAGTGTCCATTGGAGGTGCAGTGGCAAATTTAGTTCCCGTCACACTAGGTAATATCATTGGCGGTGCAATAATTGGTTTTGTCTATTGGCTTAACGCACGGAGATAA
- a CDS encoding GNAT family N-acetyltransferase produces the protein MYIISETNPTFEDYQALHQTTGWNAKGLYTYEQLFQAICRSWYSISIYDEQTLIGYGRIISDGIYQTFICDVMVHPEYQRNGIGTTIMEALFAHCKLKNIKWIQLSCAKGKQPFYQKLGFSERDADAPGMMLFFE, from the coding sequence GTGTACATAATAAGTGAAACGAATCCTACCTTTGAAGATTATCAAGCATTACATCAGACTACTGGCTGGAATGCGAAAGGGCTATATACGTACGAACAATTATTTCAAGCCATTTGTCGTAGCTGGTATAGTATTTCAATTTATGATGAGCAAACATTAATCGGCTATGGTCGAATTATTTCTGATGGTATTTATCAAACATTTATTTGCGACGTAATGGTACATCCTGAGTATCAACGAAATGGCATTGGTACAACTATTATGGAAGCTCTATTCGCACATTGTAAACTTAAAAATATAAAGTGGATTCAATTATCATGTGCTAAGGGTAAACAACCTTTTTATCAAAAACTTGGATTTTCTGAAAGGGATGCAGATGCTCCAGGAATGATGTTGTTTTTTGAATAA
- a CDS encoding DUF4179 domain-containing protein encodes MPVEPHVHEVDYFGKSGRRKRWVIIVVSVLVGASVLLASALFVSSIFNKHDESDFSAYKTLVGTTTKNDFGQLTLNEVMIDDNQLLLNATFEPAKGMNFNYQIFFFPQILVNGQDYMVRNGGQTIAQSASTYTIYSSVKMRDLPKDEILQLKILYNDWNWEQPIDNPWAFEIEASQKQLQEDRKVIEVNKTIQLNDGQEINVDKVVSTPISTTVYFESKETLNESIDFKILTESGKTWRHDSSYTLNEAHTKWGIRFDARYLTDKTYKLIPVTTGDIELGSAIKIRVK; translated from the coding sequence TTGCCAGTTGAGCCACATGTACATGAAGTCGACTATTTTGGGAAAAGTGGAAGACGTAAAAGATGGGTGATTATTGTAGTAAGTGTTTTAGTAGGTGCCAGTGTACTTTTGGCAAGTGCTCTGTTCGTCTCCTCAATTTTTAATAAACATGATGAGTCGGATTTTTCGGCCTATAAAACACTTGTAGGTACAACAACCAAAAATGATTTTGGTCAATTGACCTTAAATGAAGTGATGATTGATGATAATCAATTATTACTAAATGCAACATTTGAACCAGCAAAAGGCATGAATTTTAACTATCAAATATTTTTCTTTCCGCAAATACTAGTAAATGGTCAAGATTATATGGTTCGAAATGGGGGACAGACCATTGCACAGTCAGCATCAACCTATACAATTTATAGCAGTGTGAAGATGCGTGATTTACCGAAAGATGAAATACTACAACTAAAAATTCTTTATAATGATTGGAATTGGGAACAACCAATCGATAATCCGTGGGCATTTGAAATTGAAGCTTCCCAAAAACAATTACAAGAGGACCGAAAAGTAATCGAGGTTAATAAAACAATTCAGCTTAATGACGGCCAAGAAATTAATGTAGATAAAGTTGTTTCTACACCTATTTCGACTACGGTTTATTTTGAATCAAAGGAAACATTGAATGAATCCATTGACTTTAAAATTTTAACAGAGTCAGGAAAAACATGGCGTCACGACTCATCATATACATTAAATGAAGCGCATACAAAGTGGGGAATTCGCTTCGATGCTCGTTATTTAACAGATAAAACGTATAAGCTAATCCCTGTAACGACAGGGGATATTGAGCTGGGGTCAGCTATCAAAATTCGTGTAAAATAA
- a CDS encoding pyridoxal phosphate-dependent decarboxylase family protein translates to MKKIQQLFQSEDGNSLQRENFLSLIEQIVTSLDQLKDPKKTTLGPIQERSATFYKDLMQENQVPTSGVGLDQVVQDLTQLMQGHPYHTRNFVTNVLPMASIPGVLGQFTNALLNGNNLWDVYGPAAAECEVKVIAMMSKLVGYDFTESFGYTTWGGQGAVFSGLRLAIAKQFPHAKEEGVPNNLYCFASENAHYSLLKSIEAVGIGSNHLVRVKAGKDQSMDVEDLRKRMTEVIENGGIPVYIVATTGATDQFAIDDVQAIKEVATTLEQKYDLKQIHIHADSALGGFYAFFNDYDFKANTLQFEEDVLKGLQQIRQRMQHLAIADSLCFDFQKLGQTPYLTSLFLIKEGKSLQLLDIDDFDTPYVGNRGYGSYHTGYTLECSRMGSSIAIYAALQAFGKEGYQQILANYVRVNLAFRTQLADQLPMLQVVNDANIGPVTAYRLYPKGFDWANEQAGNYTQDQIEYINGLNASFFEILGEGRDEVFFGDTTRVCTVNASDTKQQVPVAAAKFFSISPYTETEHISAMIQFLQQKVVLLEDLQVEYIK, encoded by the coding sequence ATGAAGAAAATCCAACAACTATTTCAAAGTGAAGATGGGAACAGCTTACAAAGGGAAAACTTTTTATCTCTAATAGAGCAAATTGTAACTTCATTAGATCAATTAAAAGATCCAAAGAAAACAACACTAGGACCTATACAAGAACGTTCTGCTACTTTCTATAAAGATCTTATGCAAGAAAACCAAGTTCCTACATCAGGCGTTGGACTTGATCAGGTCGTTCAAGACTTAACACAATTAATGCAAGGTCATCCTTATCATACACGCAACTTTGTCACAAACGTTTTACCAATGGCTAGTATCCCTGGTGTATTGGGACAATTTACGAATGCCTTACTTAATGGCAACAATTTGTGGGATGTATATGGACCTGCAGCAGCAGAATGCGAAGTAAAAGTTATCGCAATGATGTCAAAATTAGTTGGTTATGATTTCACAGAAAGTTTTGGTTATACAACTTGGGGTGGACAAGGAGCGGTATTTAGTGGTTTACGTCTTGCCATTGCGAAACAATTCCCTCACGCTAAAGAGGAAGGTGTTCCAAATAATTTATATTGCTTCGCTTCAGAAAACGCCCACTATAGCTTATTAAAGTCTATTGAAGCAGTCGGTATTGGTAGTAACCACTTAGTACGTGTAAAAGCAGGTAAAGACCAATCGATGGACGTAGAAGATTTAAGAAAACGCATGACAGAAGTAATTGAAAATGGTGGTATTCCTGTTTACATCGTAGCGACTACAGGTGCTACAGATCAATTTGCAATCGATGATGTGCAGGCAATTAAGGAAGTTGCAACAACACTTGAACAAAAATATGATTTAAAACAAATACATATCCATGCTGACTCTGCTTTAGGCGGTTTTTACGCATTTTTCAATGACTACGACTTTAAAGCAAACACACTACAATTCGAGGAAGATGTATTGAAAGGCTTACAACAAATTCGCCAACGTATGCAACATCTCGCAATTGCGGATAGTCTATGTTTTGATTTCCAAAAGCTTGGTCAAACACCGTATTTAACAAGTCTATTCTTAATAAAAGAAGGAAAAAGTTTACAACTATTAGATATTGACGACTTTGATACACCATATGTAGGCAATAGAGGCTACGGTTCATATCATACTGGTTATACATTAGAATGTTCTCGTATGGGTAGCTCAATTGCTATTTATGCTGCATTACAGGCATTTGGTAAAGAAGGTTATCAACAAATATTAGCTAACTATGTTCGTGTAAATTTAGCATTCCGTACACAATTAGCTGATCAATTACCAATGTTACAAGTAGTAAATGACGCAAATATCGGACCAGTAACAGCCTATAGACTATATCCAAAAGGCTTTGACTGGGCAAATGAACAAGCTGGAAATTATACACAAGATCAAATCGAGTACATTAATGGTTTAAATGCTTCATTCTTTGAAATTTTAGGTGAAGGACGAGATGAAGTATTTTTCGGTGATACGACACGTGTCTGCACTGTTAACGCAAGTGATACAAAGCAACAAGTTCCAGTAGCAGCAGCTAAATTCTTTTCTATCTCACCTTACACTGAGACAGAACATATTAGTGCTATGATTCAATTCCTACAACAAAAAGTTGTATTATTGGAGGATTTACAAGTTGAGTATATTAAGTAA
- the chrA gene encoding chromate efflux transporter, giving the protein MPKLLEIFLTSFKLGCTSFGGPTAHLGFFQNEYVQKREWLTDKEYSNLVALSHFLPGPASSQVGMGIGVLRGGLIGSLVSFLGFTLPSVLLLTLFAYFYKHTTMDMGWIHGLKIVAVAIVAQAIWDMSKKLIPSILHLMIAILSLLTVLLWDNPFAQVIVIALACLTGSRLFKQTKLNTDTVNKTMPISKATGGLFLAFYVILLVALPIANTLFKSEWLMILEKCYLAGALVFGGGHVVLPLLETQFVQSGLMSSTDFIAGYSLAQAVPGPLFTFASYIGMVIAGLPGAVVATVGIFLPSFLLIIGAMPFWLSLHGHTALKGAMVGASAAVVGILASAFIHPIVTQSIQSGLDFLLAALFIWLTMKRAWSPYLLVVLGVVVGLICY; this is encoded by the coding sequence TTGCCAAAGCTGTTAGAAATATTTCTTACTTCCTTTAAGCTAGGCTGTACTTCCTTTGGAGGACCAACCGCCCATTTAGGTTTTTTTCAAAATGAATATGTGCAAAAGAGAGAATGGCTCACGGATAAAGAATATAGTAATTTAGTAGCACTAAGTCACTTTCTTCCAGGTCCTGCATCAAGTCAGGTCGGAATGGGTATTGGTGTCCTACGTGGAGGACTTATAGGAAGTTTAGTTTCTTTTCTTGGGTTTACATTACCCTCTGTGTTGCTGTTAACGCTATTTGCCTATTTTTACAAGCATACAACGATGGACATGGGCTGGATTCATGGCTTGAAAATAGTTGCTGTCGCCATCGTTGCACAAGCAATTTGGGATATGTCCAAAAAATTAATACCAAGTATTTTACACTTGATGATCGCCATATTATCGCTTTTAACTGTTCTATTATGGGACAATCCGTTTGCACAAGTAATTGTCATAGCATTAGCTTGTTTAACAGGATCTCGCCTTTTTAAGCAAACAAAATTAAATACTGATACTGTAAATAAAACTATGCCCATCTCTAAAGCGACAGGTGGATTGTTTCTCGCATTCTATGTCATACTACTGGTGGCTTTACCGATAGCAAATACACTTTTTAAATCCGAATGGCTTATGATATTAGAAAAGTGTTATCTAGCAGGAGCTTTAGTATTTGGTGGTGGGCATGTAGTGTTGCCATTGCTAGAAACACAATTTGTACAAAGTGGCTTAATGAGTTCTACAGACTTTATAGCAGGGTATAGTCTTGCGCAGGCAGTGCCTGGTCCATTATTTACGTTTGCCTCCTATATTGGTATGGTCATTGCTGGATTACCAGGAGCAGTGGTAGCGACAGTGGGCATATTTCTACCGTCATTTCTTTTAATCATTGGAGCAATGCCCTTTTGGCTTTCTCTGCACGGTCATACAGCATTGAAAGGTGCAATGGTCGGAGCAAGTGCTGCGGTTGTTGGTATTTTAGCTAGCGCTTTTATTCATCCCATTGTGACGCAATCAATACAAAGTGGATTAGATTTTCTTTTAGCAGCCTTATTTATATGGCTGACCATGAAACGAGCCTGGTCACCTTACCTATTAGTAGTATTGGGGGTAGTCGTTGGACTTATATGTTACTAA
- a CDS encoding VOC family protein, whose amino-acid sequence MYLFSTVNGSKYKGDVWKMKISEVKLNVHDLHKMKEFYCDKLGFELLEQAEHFFEIAAGESNILFERIDSTIDKQYHFAFNIPSNLFQQAKKWVQERVEILRADEQDEVYFEFLDAYACYFYDPEDNIIEFIARQGINPKVSTNAFSIQHVLNIAEINLTTDAILTVAERLKEYGITPLKDEEIRTDALTFMGNYEDGVHLLIGPSERMWYFSTKKAIVSPIEIRVDDHLQLCVSVNGEFAISHL is encoded by the coding sequence ATGTATTTATTTAGTACAGTAAATGGTAGTAAATACAAAGGGGATGTTTGGAAAATGAAGATTTCGGAAGTGAAACTTAACGTGCATGATTTACATAAAATGAAGGAATTTTACTGTGACAAATTAGGATTTGAATTATTAGAACAAGCAGAGCATTTTTTTGAAATAGCAGCTGGGGAAAGCAATATCCTATTTGAAAGAATAGACTCTACTATCGACAAGCAATATCATTTTGCGTTCAATATACCAAGTAATTTATTTCAACAAGCGAAAAAATGGGTGCAAGAACGTGTAGAAATATTACGCGCAGATGAACAAGATGAGGTCTATTTTGAATTTTTAGATGCATACGCATGCTATTTTTACGATCCAGAGGACAATATAATTGAGTTTATTGCTAGACAGGGGATAAACCCAAAAGTGAGTACCAATGCATTTTCAATTCAACATGTATTAAATATTGCGGAAATAAATTTAACGACTGATGCGATCCTTACTGTCGCAGAACGTTTAAAGGAATATGGTATCACGCCCCTTAAAGATGAAGAAATACGTACAGATGCGCTTACTTTTATGGGGAATTACGAGGATGGTGTCCATCTATTAATCGGTCCGAGTGAACGTATGTGGTATTTCTCTACTAAAAAAGCAATTGTCAGCCCGATTGAAATTAGAGTCGATGATCATCTACAACTATGTGTAAGCGTAAATGGAGAATTTGCTATTTCACACCTATAA
- a CDS encoding GatB/YqeY domain-containing protein, with amino-acid sequence MLKTEVFDQLKKAMKEKDVLAKGVLTLVKSALDLAEKEKGEPLSQAEEIAIINREVKQTNQALEGAQNAGRADLIEKEEAKLVLLKSFLPKQLTEEEIAEKLVAAGVTKGMNMGDAMKIAKPLLNGQAEGAVISKVVKSLI; translated from the coding sequence ATGTTAAAAACAGAAGTATTTGATCAACTAAAAAAGGCTATGAAGGAAAAGGATGTCTTGGCAAAAGGCGTACTTACACTTGTTAAATCGGCACTAGATTTAGCTGAGAAGGAAAAGGGTGAACCCCTATCACAAGCTGAAGAGATTGCCATTATTAATCGTGAAGTAAAGCAGACGAATCAGGCATTAGAAGGTGCGCAAAATGCTGGTCGCGCGGATTTAATTGAAAAAGAGGAAGCAAAATTAGTACTATTAAAATCATTCCTTCCTAAACAATTAACTGAAGAAGAAATTGCTGAAAAATTAGTAGCCGCTGGTGTTACTAAAGGCATGAATATGGGAGACGCAATGAAAATTGCAAAACCTTTGTTAAATGGTCAAGCGGAAGGTGCCGTTATTTCAAAAGTAGTCAAAAGTTTAATTTAA